The proteins below are encoded in one region of Synchiropus splendidus isolate RoL2022-P1 chromosome 13, RoL_Sspl_1.0, whole genome shotgun sequence:
- the xkr4 gene encoding XK-related protein 4 yields the protein MMAAKSDGVLTMKSDVAFTPLQNSEYPGSVQGLDTSGRSHPAGPGDADFANGESHCCGAGGSTSTCLRLGLAPQSYSVWDCLWIVAAVLVYVADVGTDVWLSVDYYLHRKYWWFGLTLFFVVLGSFSVQLFSFRWFVHDFGTDEGPPAADFPNTDGNKLLSGSASHGDIAASEHPATPQRQASTTSKNTTTNSTGSTVMGGRVRSRSAHYTFCVWFGQSLIHILQLGQIWRYLHTIYLGIRSRQRGEMERWRYYWRMVYEFADVSMLHLLATFLESAPQLVLQLCIIIQTHELQAVQGMTAAASLVSLAWALASYQKALRESRDDKKSISYLAVIIQFCWHFFTIAARVITFALFASVFQLYFGIFIVLHWCFMTFWIVHCETDFCISKWEEIVFDMVVGIIYIFSWFNVKEGPTRCRLIIYYLVILFENSALSTLWYLYRKTESTDAFAVPALCVIFSSFLTGVVFLLMYYAFFHPNGTRFGHSPSGQGLSLDPTAQFSTLPSDGGTNSLRSHRGGTATIERETAKYSERDSCMPVFQVRPTVPSTPSSRAPRLEETVVKIDLCRNRYPAWERHVLDRSIRKAILAIDSSLTPPRLQYKDDALVQERLEYETTL from the exons ATGATGGCGGCCAAGTCGGACGGGGTCCTTACGATGAAGAGCGATGTGGCCTTCACCCCCCTGCAGAACTCGGAGTACCCGGGCTCGGTGCAGGGACTCGACACCAGCGGCCGAAGCCACCCTGCCGGCCCAGGAGACGCGGACTTCGCCAACGGGGAGTCGCACTGCTGCGGCGCAGGGGGTTCCACCTCGACCTGCCTCCGGTTGGGTCTCGCCCCGCAGAGCTACTCGGTGTGGGACTGCTTGTGGATCGTAGCGGCCGTGCTGGTGTATGTAGCTGACGTGGGGACGGACGTGTGGCTGTCTGTGGACTACTATCTCCACCGAAAGTACTGGTGGTTCGGCCTGACCCTATTCTTCGTTGTGCTCGGTTCCTTTTCGGTACAGCTGTTCAGCTTTCGATGGTTCGTACACGACTTCGGCACGGACGAAGGGCCTCCGGCTGCCGACTTTCCCAACACGGACGGAAATAAGCTGCTCAGTGGTTCGGCCTCGCACGGCGATATTGCCGCCTCGGAGCATCCGGCTACACCTCAGAGGCAAGCGTCGACCACCAGCAAGAACACGACCACCAACAGCACCGGCAGCACCGTCATGGGCGGAAGGGTCCGCAGCCGCTCGGCCCATTACACCTTCTGCGTATGGTTCGGTCAGTCCTTGATACACATCCTCCAGTTGGGCCAGATATGGAG ATATCTTCACACTATCTACCTTGGCATTCGAAGTCGGCAGAGGGGTGAGATGGAGCGTTGGCGGTATTACTGGAGGATGGTCTATGAGTTTGCTGATGTGAGCATGTTGCATCTGCTGGCCACCTTCTTGGAGAGTGCTCCCCAACTGGTGTTGCAACTTTGCATCATCATTCAGACACATGAACTCCAGGCTGTGCAAG GcatgactgcagcagcctcACTGGTCTCTCTGGCCTGGGCTCTTGCTTCTTACCAGAAAGCTCTGCGAGAGTCTCGCGATGACAAAAAGTCCATCAGCTACCTGGCCGTCATCATCCAGTTCTGCTGGCACTTCTTCACCATCGCTGCCAGGGTCATCACATTTGCACTGTTTGCATCTGTGTTTCAACTCTACTTTGGAATCTTCATCGTTCTACACTGGTGCTTCATGACCTTCTGGATTGTGCACTGTGAGACGGACTTCTGCATCAGCAAGTGGGAGGAGATTGTGTTTGACATGGTGGTGGgcatcatttatattttttcctgGTTTAATGTCAAGGAGGGACCAACACG ATGTCGGCTCATCATCTATTACCTGGTGATCCTGTTTGAGAATTCTGCGCTCAGTACATTGTGGTATCTCTACCGGAAAACCGAAAGCACGGACGCCTTTGCAGTGCCGGCTCTCTGTGTCATATTTAGCAGTTTTCTCACTGGAGTGGTTTTCTTGCTGATGTACTATGCTTTTTTCCATCCAAATGGGACTCGCTTTGGACATTCCCCTAGTGGCCAGGGTCTCAGCCTGGATCCTACCGCTCAGTTCTCCACACTGCCTTCTGATGGCGGAACCAACTCGCTTCGCTCTCACCGGGGAGGCACGGCGACCATTGAGCGGGAAACAGCAAAGTATTCCGAGCGGGATAGCTGCATGCCAGTGTTTCAGGTCCGACCTACAGTGCCGTCCACACCATCATCACGAGCTCCACGACTGGAAGAAACTGTTGTCAAAATCGACCTGTGTAGAAATCGCTATCCAGCCTGGGAGCGGCATGTCCTTGACCGCAGTATACGGAAGGCCATTCTGGCCATAGACTCCTCGCTGACCCCGCCAAGGCTGCAATATAAAGATGACGCACTGGTGCAGGAAAGGTTAGAGTATGAAACAACGCTATAA